Below is a genomic region from Aquamicrobium sp..
TGTCGGCGGCGAGCGTGAACGGGCCCTCGCCGACCGCGACCTTGCCGGTCTCCATATAGGGATCGACATGGATGCCGATGGCGGCCTCGACGCCGTTCAGCCAGCCTTCCTCGACGATGCGCCGCCCGCCCAGCGGCTCGGCCTCCTCGGCCGGCTGGAACACGAACCGCACCGTGCCGGAGAAGCTGTCGCGCAGGCGATGGAGCGAGCGCATGGCGGCGAAGGCCATCGCCGTGTGGGCGTCGTGGCCGCAGGCATGCATGACGCCCGGCGTGCGCGAGGCGAAATCGAGCCCGGTATCCTCGTGGAGCGGCAGCGCGTCGATGTCGGCCCGCACCAGCACGCAGCGGTTGGACGGCCGCTGCCGTCCCTCGATGTCGACGACGACTCCGGTGCCGGCGGCGGGCTTCGCGCCCTCTATGCCGGCAAGGCCGATGCGCTCGAGGATATAGGCCTGCGTGGCGCGCTCCTCGTTGGAAAGTTCCGGGTTGGCGTGGAGGTGACGCCGCATCGCGACGAGGTCGGCGGCGACGTCGGGCGCGAGGGCCGTCGGGCGGTCGTTCGGCATGGTTCCTCCCCGCGCCGGCCTATTTGACGAAGATGGCGCGCGGGAAGTCGGTCAGCGTCTCCGAGCCCGTCCCTGTGACAAGGATGGTCTCGCTGACCTCGATGCCCCAGCCGTCCATCCACATGCCGAGGATGGAATGGACGACGTTGCCCGGTTGCAGCACCGTTTTGTCGCCGGCGCGCAGGCTGATCGTGTGCTCGCCCCAGTCGGGCGGATAGGCGACGCCGATCGAATAGCCGATGCGCGATTCCTTCTTCAGCCCGTAGCGGCCGATGACCGCGCGCCACGCCGCCTCGACCGCCTCGGCGGGGGCGCCCGGGCGGACGGCGTCGAGCACCGCCTCCATGCCTTCAAGGACCGCCTTGCTTGTGTCCTCGACCTTCTTCGGCATCGCGCCGAGCTGCATGGTGCGGGCGAGGCCCGCCGCATAGCGCCGGCACACGCCGGCGAGCTCCAGCGCGACGGTCTCGTCGGCGCCGAAGCGCCGCTCGCTCCACATCATATGCGGCGCCGAGGCGTTCTCGCCGCCGAGGATGGTCGGCGGCAGCGCGGTGATGTCGCCGGCGAAGTCGGGATGGCCGGCGACCTGCGCCGCCTGGATGCGGGCGATGGCGTCGCATTCGCGCACGCCGGGCGCGATGGCCTCGTAGGCCGCCTCGACGGCGCGGCCGGCGATCAGCGCCGCGTGGCGCAGATAGGCGATCTCGGCCGGCGACTTGACCGCCCGGACCCAGTTGACCAGCAGGTCGGCGTCGACGAAGGTCGCGTTCGGCATCCCCGCGGTCAGCCGCGCATGCGCCTTCGGCGAATAGTAGTAGGCTTCCAGCTCGATGCCGATGCGGCGCTTGCCCCAGCCCCTCGCGACCAGCCATTGCGCGATCCAGTCCATCGGATGGCGGTCAGTCTGCTGGACGTGGTCCTCGGGGAACCCGACCACGTTTTCCGGCTTCATCCATGCCGTCAGCCTGCCGCCGGCCGCATCCATCATCCGCCCGATCCAGACCGGCTCCTCCTCCGCCTCGACCGGCACGGCGACGATCTGCGGCGTATAGAACGACCAGCCGTCATAGGCGGTGAGGTAGTGCTGGTTGGCGACGTCGTTGACGATCAGCAGCTCGAGGCCGCGCCGCGCCATCTCCGCGCGCACGAGCGCAAGACGGCGGGCATATTCGGCGCGGTCGAAGGGCAGAGGGATCATGCTTTGCACTTTTCCTTGTATCGGGTCGAGGCGATCCTTGCAGATCGCCCGGCGATTGGCCAGCGACGGCCCTACCCCGCCTGGCGCGGCGGGGCGCGGTCCTCGTCGATGCGCGGCAGCAGCCAGGCCAGCAGGCCGGCGAGCGGCAGGAAGGAGCAGATGCGGTAGACCTCCTCGATGCCGATGCTGTCGGCGAGGCCGCCGAGGATGGCGGCGGCGATGCCGCCGAGGCCGAAATTCAGGCCGTAGAACAGCCCGCCGATCAGCCCGATGCGGTTGGGAACCAGCTCCATCGCGTAGATCATGATCGAGGCGAAGGCGCTCGCCATGATCAGGTTGATGAGGATCGTCAGCACGCCCGTCCAGAAGAAATCGGCATAGGGCAGGATGAGCGTCAGCGGCAGCGGGCCGAGAACGGAAATCCAGATGATGCGGTAGCGCCCGATCCTGTCGCCGACGATGCCGCCGATCAGCGCGCCTGCGGCCGCGGCGACCAGGAAGACGAACAGCATCACCTGCGAGGTCTGGATCGAGACGCCGAAGCGGTCGATCAGGTAGAAGGTGTAGAACGAGCGGAAGCTCTCGCCATAGGCGTTCTTGGAGAACATCAGCAGCGTGAGCACGGTCAGGCCGAGCGCGATGGTCGCGCCCGAATGGCGCGCATGCGTCTTCGCCGCGCCCGACAGCGCCGCGCGCGCCGCCTCGATCTCCCTGCGGATCTCAGTATGCTTGCCCGCGGTCCAGACCATCAGCGTCATCGCCAGCAGCGCGAGGACCGAGAACCAGGCGAGGCTTTCCTGCCCGCGCGGCACGATGATGATCGCCGCCAGCAGCGGGCCGATCGCGCCGCCGGCCTGGCCGCCGACCTGGAACAGCCCCTGCGCCAGACCCTGCCGGCCGCCCGAGGCGTAGCGCGCCATGCGCGTCGCTTCCGGATGGAAGATCGACGAGCCCACGCCGATGCACGCCACCGAGACGAGGATGAGCGTGTAGCTCGACGCGTAGGCGAGGCCGACGAGCCCGGCGAGCGTGAACATCATCCCCACCACGGTGGAATAGGGCATGGGATGCTTGTCGGTGACGTAGCCGACGACGGGCTGCAGCAGCGAGCCGGCGATCTGGAACGTCAGCGTGATCATGCCGATCTGCACGAAATCGAGCGCGTAGCTGTCCTTGATGATCGGATAGATCGCCGGGATCAGCGACTGCATCAGGTCGTTGAGCAGATGCGTCGCGCTCAGGATCAGGAGGACGGCGAGATGGGTCTTGGGGCGGGCGGCAGTGGAGGCGGGCGCGTTCATGTCTGGCTCTTCAGGGGATTACGACCCCCTATACAGCCAGACACGGCGCAGCGCGAGCTTCCAGAACGGGCGGCTGATTGTGTCAGCCGCCCGGCCGGCCCGGTTTACTGGAGCCGGCTCTCGCGCCGCAGCGCGACGAAGGCGGAGACCGTCATCAGAAGCAGCAGCAGCGCGAAGGGGAAGCCGGTGGCGATGGCCCCGGCCTGCAGCGCGGCCAGCCCGCCGCCGAGCAGCAGCACGATGGCCACCAGCCCCTCGAAGACCGCCCAGAACACGCGCTGCGCCACCGGCGCGTCGATCTTGCCGCCGGCGGTGATCGTGTCGATCACCAGCGAGCCGGAATCCGACGAGGTGACGAAGAACATCACCACCAGCACGATGCCGAGTGGGGCGAGCACGCTCGACAGAGGCAGCGGCTCCAGCATGCGGAACAGCGACATCTCCGGGACGTAGGCGACGACGGTTTCCTGCACGCCGGTATAGCCGTCGGCGAGGAACTGCTCGATGGCGCCGCCGCCGAAGGCCGACATCCAGATCACCGAGACGATGGTCGGGATGATCAGCACACAGGTCACGAACTCGCGCACCGTGCGGCCGCGCGAGATGCGGGCGATGAACATGCCGACGAAGGGCGACCAGGAGATCCACCACGCCCAGTAGAAAGTCGTCCAGCCGTGGATGAAGTCGGTGTCCTCGCGGCCGATCCAGTTCGACAGCGCCGGCAGGGCCGCGACATAGTCGACGGCGCTGGCGGCGGCGGTCGACAGGATCGCCAGCGTCGGCCCGAGCACGATCACCGCCAGCAGCAGCAGGACCGCGAGCAGCATGTTCAGCTCCGACAGCCGCCGCACGCCCTTGTCCATCCCCGAGACCACCGAGCCGAGCGCGACGGCGGTGATGCCGACGATCAGCAGCACGGCCATGTTGACCGTGTTGGGCACGCCGTAGAGATGGTTGAGACCCGCCAGCGCCTGCGACGCGCCAAAGCCCAGCGAGGTGGCCAGCCCGAACAGCGTCGCGAACACGGCGAGGATGTCGATGATGTGGCCGGTCCAGCCGCGGATGCGCTCGCCGAAGATCGGGTAGAAGGCCGAGCGGATCGACAGCGGCAGGCCGAGATTGTAGGCGGCCAGCGCCAGCGACAGCGACACGACCGCATAGATCGCCCACGGATGCAGGCCCCAATGGTAGATCGTCGCCGCCATGCCCATGGCGCGCGCGGCCTCGACCGCCTCCGGCACCAGCGCGCCGTCGACCACCGGCGGCGCGAGGCCGAGCGGCGGATGGTTGAAGTGGTACATCGGCTCCAGCACGCCGAAGAACATCAGGCCGATGCCCATGCCGGCGGCGAACAGCATGGCGAACCACGTCGCGTAGGAATAGTCGGGCCGGGCCGCCGCGCCGCCGATCCGCACCTTGCCGAGCGGGGTGACGATGAGCACGAGGCAGAACAGCACGAAGATATTGGCCGCGGCCATGAACACCCAGTCGAAGGTGGTGGTCAGCCACACGCGCAGACCGCCCAGCACCTCGCCCGCGCTCTCGCGGAAGATCAGCGTGACGACGACGAAGACCACCGCGCCGAGGCCGGAGATGGCGAAGACCGGATTGTGGATGTCGAGCCCATGAACAGGATGTTGTCCTGTCCAGGCTCGATTCCGTGCTCCTCCTGCTTCGGTGCCTGCACGTCGCTCATGGGTGTCCTCCTCGGTGTTCCTGCCTGCCCTCCAGCCGGGTCAGGTCGCCTCTCCTCATGCGTTCCCCCACGAAAAGGATACAGGCGGCCGGGACGGCGCGGGAGGCCTGATAGCGACGCGCAAGCGACGCAAAGGAAGCGAATGCCGGCTTGCGCCGCCGCATTCCGCCCTCGACGGGACTCGGGCATGGAAATCGGCGTCCCGCCTACGGCTGCCGCAAAACCGATGGAATCGCCCGGTTGAAATCGGCGAGGCGGTCGCGCACGATGCGATCGGGTTTGGACGACCGGGTTTCCGGGCGACCGGGTTTCGGGCGGGTTGGCGATGGCGGCACGGTTTTCTTTCACGGCGGGCGTGTTGCTCGCGCGTTCCCTCGGGGCGGCGATGCTGGCGGCCGGCGCGGCGATCCTGCCGGCGCAGGCGCAGGACGGCTTCCGCTGGGTGGCCGAGCCCCGCTTCGAGGACGCCGGCGCGGCCTTCGGCGGCGTGGTGCCGCTGCGCGAGGGCGAGCGCTGGGGCCTGATGGGCGCGGACGGCGCATGGGCGGCGCAGCCGATGTTCGAGGCGGTGGGCCGCAGCGGAGGCGAGCGCATCGCCGTGCGCCTCGCCGGCAAGTGGGGCGTCGCCGACGCCGCCGGCCGGCTGGTCGTGCCGCCGCTCTACGACGAGATCGGCACGCCCTCCGAGGTGACGCCCGTGCGGCTGGACGGGCGCTGGATCGCGCTCGACGGCGCCGGCGCGCAGCTTCAGGGCGACATCCCCATCGACACGCTCGCCGGCAATGACGGCACCTGCATCGCCGGCCTGAAGGACGGCGTGCCGGTGGTGGACGAGCGCGGCGGCACGCCGCGCGTCACCGTCGGCGACAGGCCGGCCGCCATCCGCCGCCCGTCCGAGGGGCGCGTCGCGGTCGAGCAGGGCGACGGCTGGGGTGACGTCTATTGCGGCGCGCCGAGCCTTCAGGCCCATCCGACCTTCGAGGAATTGCGGCCGTTCTCCAACGATTTCGCCGCCGCGCGGCGCGACGGCGTCTGGGGCTACATCTCGCGCTACAGCACCTCGTGGGAGTTCACGCCGCGCTTCACCGCCGCGCGGGAGTTCGCCGACGGCCTCGCCCCCGTCCAGATCGAGGGCGGCCTGTGGGGCTACGTCAACCCGTTCGGCGACATGGCGATCGAGGCGCGCTTCACCGAGGCCTACAGCTTCTCCGACGGGCTCGCCGGCATCCGCGACGGCGAGCTGCGCGGCTTCGTCGCTACCGACGGCACGGTCGCGGTCGCGCCGCAGTTCGAGGATTTCTGGCGTCACGCGCGGGGCCTCGCCCCGGTCAAGCTCGGCGGCCTGTGGGGCGTCATCGCGCCGGACGCCACCGCCGCGCCCGGCCATCTCGACCTGCCGCTGGCCGCCCTGCGCGCCGAGGGGCCGGCGCAGGCGGAATTCTCCGTCCTCCCCTCGGTGCCGCATCTTTACTTCACGCAGGACTACGCCTCGTTCCACAGCCTGTGGGCCGACCCGGCGGGCGAGTTGCTCGTCACCACGCTGAACGAGCCGCAGGGCGAGATCGAGGTTGGCGTCTGGGACCTGCGCAGCGGCCGGCTGGTGCGCAAGGTCGCCGCGCCCGAGGCGAGCCAGTCGCTGATGCTGCCCGGCAACGACCTCCTCGCCATCGGCCTGCGCACCGGGCATCTGGCGCTCACCGACCCGGTGAGCGGGCGCGAGCGCCACCGGCTGAAGCCGTTCGACGGCGCCGTCATCGCGCTCGCCTCGTCGGCCGACGGCAGGCTCCTTGCCGGCACGGACG
It encodes:
- a CDS encoding M24 family metallopeptidase, yielding MIPLPFDRAEYARRLALVRAEMARRGLELLIVNDVANQHYLTAYDGWSFYTPQIVAVPVEAEEEPVWIGRMMDAAGGRLTAWMKPENVVGFPEDHVQQTDRHPMDWIAQWLVARGWGKRRIGIELEAYYYSPKAHARLTAGMPNATFVDADLLVNWVRAVKSPAEIAYLRHAALIAGRAVEAAYEAIAPGVRECDAIARIQAAQVAGHPDFAGDITALPPTILGGENASAPHMMWSERRFGADETVALELAGVCRRYAAGLARTMQLGAMPKKVEDTSKAVLEGMEAVLDAVRPGAPAEAVEAAWRAVIGRYGLKKESRIGYSIGVAYPPDWGEHTISLRAGDKTVLQPGNVVHSILGMWMDGWGIEVSETILVTGTGSETLTDFPRAIFVK
- a CDS encoding MFS transporter, with product MNAPASTAARPKTHLAVLLILSATHLLNDLMQSLIPAIYPIIKDSYALDFVQIGMITLTFQIAGSLLQPVVGYVTDKHPMPYSTVVGMMFTLAGLVGLAYASSYTLILVSVACIGVGSSIFHPEATRMARYASGGRQGLAQGLFQVGGQAGGAIGPLLAAIIIVPRGQESLAWFSVLALLAMTLMVWTAGKHTEIRREIEAARAALSGAAKTHARHSGATIALGLTVLTLLMFSKNAYGESFRSFYTFYLIDRFGVSIQTSQVMLFVFLVAAAAGALIGGIVGDRIGRYRIIWISVLGPLPLTLILPYADFFWTGVLTILINLIMASAFASIMIYAMELVPNRIGLIGGLFYGLNFGLGGIAAAILGGLADSIGIEEVYRICSFLPLAGLLAWLLPRIDEDRAPPRQAG